The following coding sequences lie in one Micromonospora sp. R77 genomic window:
- a CDS encoding PadR family transcriptional regulator — translation MALRHAVLAALLDGEYSGYQLAKAFDVSLSNFWYAVPQQLYAELTKLERAGLITGRQVIQRDRPNKRLFTVTDAGLAELAAFAAVPSKPPFIREDLLVMVQAVDRLDPTPVIAQLQERAVMAAAKVEIFDRMLQRLRGEQDEETFLRESERIGPYLTCLRGRRFEQENREWCEQTAALLRNRAPLRG, via the coding sequence ATGGCGTTACGGCACGCGGTGCTGGCGGCACTGCTCGACGGCGAGTACAGCGGGTACCAGCTGGCCAAGGCCTTCGACGTGTCGCTGTCGAACTTCTGGTACGCGGTGCCCCAGCAGCTCTATGCCGAGCTGACCAAGCTGGAGCGTGCGGGACTGATCACCGGCCGGCAGGTCATCCAACGGGACCGGCCCAACAAGCGACTGTTCACGGTCACCGATGCCGGCCTCGCGGAGCTGGCCGCGTTCGCCGCGGTGCCGTCGAAGCCGCCGTTCATCCGGGAGGATCTGCTCGTCATGGTCCAAGCCGTCGACCGGCTGGATCCGACCCCGGTCATCGCTCAGCTCCAGGAGCGTGCGGTCATGGCGGCAGCGAAGGTGGAAATCTTCGATCGGATGCTGCAGCGGCTACGTGGCGAGCAGGACGAGGAGACGTTCCTCCGCGAGAGCGAGCGCATCGGGCCGTATTTGACGTGTCTACGCGGCCGCCGGTTCGAGCAGGAGAACCGAGAGTGGTGCGAGCAGACTGCGGCGCTGCTGCGCAACCGAGCGCCGTTGCGCGGCTGA
- a CDS encoding LLM class F420-dependent oxidoreductase, protein MKLGYTTGYWSSGPPAGVTEAIAEADRLGFDSVWAAEAYGSDCLTPLAWWGASTSRVRLGTNIMQISARTPTAAAMAALTLDHLSGGRFVLGLGASGPQVVEGWYGQPYPRPLARTREYIDIIRAVLARNGPVRYDGEFHQLPHRGGTGLGKPLKSTVHPLRTDIPIFLAAEGPKNVALAAEIADGWLPLFFSPKADGFYRAALAEGFGRPGARRSPDEFEIAATVPIIVADDVEWAADRIRPFVALYVGGMGAKSANFHRDVIARLGYERECDLITEAYLTGRKQDAIAAVPTTLVEDIALIGPAAKIKDELQRWRESVVTTLLVSGGPRQLRQIAELID, encoded by the coding sequence ATGAAACTCGGGTACACCACCGGTTACTGGTCCTCCGGACCCCCCGCCGGGGTCACAGAGGCCATCGCGGAGGCCGACCGCCTCGGCTTCGACTCGGTCTGGGCCGCCGAGGCCTACGGCTCGGACTGCCTCACCCCGCTCGCCTGGTGGGGCGCCAGCACCTCCCGTGTGCGGCTGGGCACCAACATCATGCAGATCTCGGCCCGCACGCCCACCGCCGCCGCGATGGCGGCGCTCACCCTCGACCATCTGTCCGGCGGTCGGTTCGTCCTCGGGCTCGGCGCCTCCGGCCCGCAGGTCGTGGAGGGATGGTACGGCCAGCCGTACCCCCGGCCGCTGGCGCGTACCCGGGAGTACATCGACATCATCCGCGCCGTTCTCGCCCGCAACGGTCCGGTCCGGTACGACGGCGAGTTCCACCAGCTACCGCATCGCGGTGGCACCGGCCTGGGTAAACCGCTGAAGTCCACCGTCCACCCGCTGCGCACCGACATTCCCATCTTCCTCGCCGCCGAAGGGCCGAAGAACGTGGCGTTGGCCGCCGAGATCGCCGACGGCTGGTTGCCGTTGTTCTTCTCTCCGAAGGCGGACGGGTTCTATCGGGCCGCGCTGGCCGAGGGCTTCGGCCGACCGGGCGCCCGCCGCAGCCCGGACGAGTTCGAGATCGCCGCGACGGTGCCGATCATCGTCGCGGACGACGTGGAGTGGGCGGCCGACCGGATCCGACCGTTCGTCGCGCTGTACGTCGGCGGCATGGGCGCCAAGTCGGCCAACTTCCACCGGGACGTCATCGCCCGGCTCGGTTACGAGCGGGAATGCGACCTCATCACCGAGGCCTACCTGACGGGCAGGAAACAGGACGCCATCGCCGCCGTGCCGACCACGCTGGTGGAGGACATCGCGCTGATCGGGCCCGCCGCGAAGATCAAGGACGAGCTGCAGCGGTGGCGCGAGAGCGTCGTCACCACCCTGCTGGTTTCGGGCGGCCCCCGGCAGCTGCGCCAGATCGCCGAGCTGATCGACTGA
- a CDS encoding N-acetyltransferase has translation MTTTIVPVACTHSAFDQVAALFDDYRVHYGRPSSPEVTRSWLHEQLRQHRICAAAAVQADHVCGFITLTIMPASLMLGTVWSIRDLYVAPRYRRSGIANALLQHTIHDARAAGALRVSLQTEADNIPALTLYTDVGFRPVTGLQILNLSLGSTPQDPGDTT, from the coding sequence GTGACGACGACAATCGTGCCAGTAGCCTGTACCCATTCGGCGTTCGATCAGGTAGCTGCCCTTTTCGACGACTACCGGGTGCACTACGGCAGACCGTCATCTCCCGAGGTGACCCGCTCCTGGTTGCACGAACAGCTCAGACAGCACCGGATCTGCGCTGCTGCCGCCGTTCAGGCCGATCATGTGTGCGGCTTCATCACCCTCACGATCATGCCCGCCTCGCTCATGCTGGGCACCGTATGGTCGATCCGCGACCTGTACGTGGCGCCACGCTATCGCCGTAGCGGTATCGCGAACGCACTCCTGCAGCACACCATCCATGACGCGCGCGCCGCCGGCGCGCTTCGCGTGTCACTCCAAACCGAGGCCGACAACATCCCGGCTTTGACGCTCTACACCGATGTCGGCTTCCGGCCCGTCACCGGCCTGCAAATACTCAATCTAAGCTTAGGTTCCACCCCTCAAGACCCAGGAGACACGACCTAG
- a CDS encoding DUF1883 domain-containing protein translates to MDHLYWNLGACAGGAVFEIGLRGSTARVCLMDDDEYQAYLDGDEYEFFGGFYDLTPVILEVPYDDQWWLVVDSNPNNIRVTVNQVFD, encoded by the coding sequence GTGGATCACCTCTATTGGAACCTTGGCGCGTGCGCGGGCGGCGCCGTGTTCGAGATCGGGTTACGCGGGTCGACCGCCCGGGTCTGCCTCATGGACGACGATGAGTACCAGGCGTACCTCGACGGTGACGAGTACGAGTTCTTCGGCGGCTTCTACGACCTCACCCCCGTAATCCTGGAGGTCCCCTACGACGACCAGTGGTGGCTCGTGGTGGACAGCAACCCCAACAACATCAGGGTCACGGTGAACCAGGTCTTCGACTGA
- a CDS encoding NADAR family protein — translation MRFPDPRSEAQMTIYFYGADEVPYGCFSNFSGHGFDLDGHWWTTSEHYFQAQKFPGTRHAELIRRTATPLRAAELGRDRSRPLRRDWERVKDDVMRRAVTAKFSAHDDIRAVLLDTGDEEIVEDTSTDHYWGRGRSGTGKNMLGRILMRTRTQLRADLTQGRRQRR, via the coding sequence GTGCGGTTCCCCGACCCCCGCTCCGAGGCCCAGATGACGATCTACTTCTACGGTGCCGACGAGGTTCCGTACGGCTGCTTCTCCAACTTCTCGGGCCACGGCTTCGACCTCGACGGCCACTGGTGGACGACCTCCGAGCACTATTTCCAGGCCCAGAAGTTCCCCGGTACCCGCCACGCCGAACTCATCCGGCGGACGGCGACCCCGTTGCGGGCCGCCGAGCTGGGCCGCGACCGGTCCCGGCCGCTGCGCCGCGACTGGGAACGGGTCAAAGACGACGTGATGCGCCGGGCCGTGACGGCCAAGTTCAGCGCCCATGACGACATCCGCGCCGTCCTGTTGGACACCGGCGACGAGGAGATCGTCGAGGACACCAGCACTGACCACTACTGGGGACGCGGCCGGAGTGGCACCGGCAAGAACATGCTCGGACGAATCTTGATGCGCACCCGCACCCAGCTACGCGCCGACCTCACCCAGGGCCGCCGCCAGCGGCGGTAG